The proteins below are encoded in one region of Parvicella tangerina:
- a CDS encoding TetR/AcrR family transcriptional regulator: protein MNIKTNITLSVCSSTFKKDPVSSELGKRILRGAIDLIDEVGLEAFTFRKLALKVSSTEASVYRYFESKYHLMGYLVSWYWSWMQYRLTLKLANIEDPMDKLSRTITMLTEKIEEDSDFLFINEVKLSKIVVAESSKLILHKNVDESNEQGFFVDYKKFVQIVSDIVLEYNPSYKYPHMLTSTIIEGVHFQYFFTEHLPKLTDVIEGENSIETFYKEMLFNLIQKK from the coding sequence ATGAATATTAAGACTAATATAACTCTTTCAGTATGTTCATCCACTTTTAAGAAAGATCCTGTTTCAAGTGAGTTGGGGAAACGTATTTTAAGAGGTGCTATTGATCTGATCGATGAAGTAGGATTGGAGGCTTTTACCTTTAGAAAGTTGGCATTGAAGGTGTCTTCAACAGAAGCTTCTGTCTATCGATACTTTGAAAGTAAATACCACTTAATGGGATATTTAGTTTCTTGGTACTGGTCCTGGATGCAGTATAGGTTGACATTGAAGTTAGCTAATATTGAGGATCCCATGGATAAACTGAGCAGAACGATAACGATGCTTACAGAAAAAATTGAGGAGGATTCTGATTTTCTCTTTATTAACGAAGTAAAGCTCTCAAAGATCGTAGTTGCAGAATCCTCAAAGCTGATTTTACATAAGAATGTAGATGAGTCGAATGAACAAGGCTTTTTTGTGGACTATAAGAAGTTCGTACAGATTGTTTCAGACATTGTCTTAGAATATAATCCATCGTACAAATACCCTCACATGTTGACATCAACGATTATTGAAGGAGTCCATTTTCAGTATTTCTTTACCGAACACTTGCCGAAGCTAACGGATGTCATAGAAGGAGAAAATTCCATCGAGACATTTTACAAAGAAATGCTTTTTAACCTGATTCAAAAGAAATAA
- a CDS encoding peptidase domain-containing ABC transporter: MERFWKLLKPDRKEIINVYVYALFNGLVYLTLPLGIQAIINLIQVGSINTSWIVLVSIVILGVAVNGLLQIYQLKITENLQQKIFARAAFEFAYRIPRLKLERIYHKYAPELMNRFFDILSVQKGLSKILIDFSTASVQIIISLILLSLYHPFFVVFSFLLIIFLVLVFKWTGKRGLKTSLKESEFKYKIAYWLQEVARANVTFKLAGNSKLPLDKTDRNVEGYLASREKHFKVLLTQYSLMVVFKVLVATGLLVIGGILVVERQMNIGQFVAAEIIVLLIMGAVEKLIFTIEVIYDVLTSLEKIGQVTDLELEVDERKLASHDQLDHGVSIDFEKVDFNFPGEAKLVLQNINFNIEKGERVLVHSDNDQSARALLYLTAAMFQASKGVIMFNGLISSNIDLSLLRSRTGDTLRKDMLFHGTVLENITMNRPQVSDAEVLELAERISLTSELKYFEKGFDTVINPDSMSYSKEFVQKIILARAIVGRPKLLVLKDQFLKLDRKCREAMMEMIFNELTETTVVVASSNTELINYVDKIIVLKGAEVDIVGGPKEVINHINKG; the protein is encoded by the coding sequence ATGGAAAGGTTTTGGAAATTGCTGAAACCAGACCGAAAAGAGATCATTAATGTCTATGTCTATGCCTTGTTTAATGGTCTTGTGTACTTAACATTACCCTTGGGAATTCAAGCAATTATTAACTTGATTCAGGTTGGTTCAATCAATACTTCTTGGATTGTTTTGGTAAGTATTGTGATTTTGGGAGTAGCTGTGAACGGTCTCCTACAAATCTATCAGTTAAAGATTACAGAAAACCTTCAGCAAAAAATATTTGCTCGAGCAGCATTTGAGTTTGCCTATCGAATTCCCAGGTTGAAATTGGAACGCATCTATCACAAGTATGCCCCTGAGTTGATGAACCGTTTCTTTGATATTCTATCCGTTCAAAAGGGACTTTCAAAAATATTAATTGACTTTTCTACGGCTTCCGTTCAAATCATTATTAGTTTGATCTTGCTATCACTCTATCACCCTTTCTTTGTGGTATTCAGTTTTTTACTGATCATTTTTCTTGTTCTTGTATTCAAATGGACGGGTAAAAGAGGTCTGAAAACAAGTTTAAAAGAGTCTGAATTTAAATATAAGATTGCCTATTGGTTGCAAGAAGTGGCAAGAGCTAATGTGACCTTTAAGTTAGCTGGGAATAGCAAATTACCCTTAGATAAAACAGATAGAAATGTAGAAGGTTATCTTGCTTCCAGAGAAAAGCATTTTAAGGTTTTGCTTACTCAGTATTCTCTCATGGTCGTTTTCAAAGTGTTGGTTGCAACAGGATTATTGGTGATTGGAGGGATTTTAGTGGTAGAACGACAAATGAATATCGGTCAATTTGTTGCTGCCGAGATCATTGTTCTTTTAATTATGGGTGCGGTTGAGAAATTGATCTTTACCATTGAGGTGATCTATGATGTGTTGACCTCTCTTGAAAAAATCGGACAGGTTACTGATCTTGAACTTGAGGTAGATGAACGCAAATTAGCTTCTCATGATCAACTGGATCACGGAGTTTCCATTGATTTTGAAAAGGTAGACTTTAACTTTCCGGGTGAGGCAAAATTAGTGCTTCAAAACATCAATTTTAATATCGAAAAAGGTGAGCGGGTACTTGTTCACTCTGATAATGATCAATCGGCAAGGGCGTTGCTCTATTTGACAGCAGCCATGTTTCAAGCTTCAAAAGGCGTGATCATGTTCAACGGGTTAATCAGTTCAAATATTGATCTTTCACTACTACGGAGTAGAACAGGAGATACGTTGCGAAAGGACATGTTGTTTCATGGTACAGTGCTAGAGAACATAACGATGAACAGACCTCAGGTAAGTGATGCTGAAGTGTTAGAATTAGCAGAGCGAATTTCGTTGACTTCTGAGTTAAAGTATTTTGAGAAAGGGTTTGATACAGTAATCAATCCTGATTCGATGAGCTATAGTAAGGAGTTTGTTCAAAAGATCATTTTGGCAAGAGCCATTGTCGGTAGACCAAAATTGTTGGTCCTGAAAGATCAGTTTTTAAAGTTAGACCGTAAGTGTAGAGAAGCGATGATGGAAATGATATTTAATGAGTTAACAGAAACTACCGTTGTGGTAGCATCATCAAATACCGAACTGATCAACTATGTAGATAAGATCATCGTGCTAAAAGGTGCAGAAGTGGATATTGTGGGCGGTCCTAAAGAAGTTATTAATCATATTAATAAGGGATAA
- a CDS encoding HlyD family secretion protein — MLNISNNSRVGKDVRALNYQSLKRVESKVSGKVFKKIAISTLVVLLVLMFIPWTQNIRSNGKVITLTPDQRPQTVNSSIAGTVDKWYVKEGDVVQKGDTILHLKEIKSEYLDPNLVANTAQQKAYKLDAVSNYKLKVEALQEQLVAQEKEALLKYNQAQIKIQQAELKVQSDSIAAISAKLNLKTIEDQYVRFEDLQKEGLKSQTDKENRDMKLQNAKAYEIEATNKLLNSQSELINAKVDLSAVQTKYQTLIAKTKSDLSSANSNLLDAQIEYQKLDNKLSNYSIRNDMYYILAPQDGYVTQTLVKGVGETIKDGEAVVTIMPEKYEYAVEIYVDPIDLPLVNIGQHVRIQFDGWPAIVFSGWPNTSYGTYGGEVYAVDKFISENGKYRVLVKPEESDHPWPNQLRFGSGTRSFIMLKDVPIWYELWRNINGFPPEYYQVESAPKAKK, encoded by the coding sequence ATGCTAAATATTTCAAATAATTCTCGTGTCGGAAAAGATGTCCGAGCTTTGAACTATCAATCGCTGAAGCGAGTTGAAAGCAAGGTTTCTGGTAAAGTCTTTAAGAAAATAGCTATTTCTACGCTGGTTGTTTTATTGGTATTGATGTTCATCCCCTGGACACAAAACATTCGATCGAATGGTAAAGTAATTACGTTGACGCCTGATCAACGACCGCAAACTGTGAACTCAAGTATTGCTGGTACGGTTGATAAATGGTACGTTAAAGAAGGAGACGTAGTTCAAAAGGGAGATACAATTCTTCATTTAAAGGAGATCAAAAGTGAATACCTGGATCCTAATCTTGTAGCCAATACAGCTCAGCAAAAAGCATATAAACTGGATGCAGTTAGTAATTATAAGCTCAAGGTGGAAGCGCTTCAAGAACAGCTGGTAGCCCAGGAAAAGGAAGCCTTATTGAAGTATAATCAGGCACAAATCAAAATCCAACAAGCGGAGTTAAAGGTTCAAAGTGACAGTATTGCGGCTATTTCTGCAAAACTGAACTTGAAAACGATTGAAGACCAATATGTCCGTTTTGAAGACTTGCAAAAGGAAGGCCTGAAGTCTCAAACCGATAAGGAGAACAGAGACATGAAGTTGCAGAATGCAAAAGCGTATGAAATTGAAGCAACCAATAAACTCCTCAACAGTCAATCAGAATTAATTAATGCTAAAGTGGATTTAAGTGCTGTGCAGACAAAATACCAGACTCTTATTGCTAAAACAAAATCTGATTTGTCGTCCGCTAACTCGAATTTACTGGATGCGCAGATTGAATATCAAAAGTTAGACAATAAGTTGAGTAATTACTCTATTAGAAATGACATGTACTACATTCTTGCGCCTCAAGATGGGTATGTAACTCAAACTTTGGTTAAGGGGGTAGGAGAGACGATTAAAGATGGAGAAGCAGTTGTTACCATCATGCCAGAGAAGTATGAATATGCTGTGGAAATTTACGTAGATCCAATTGACCTACCCTTGGTAAATATTGGTCAACATGTTCGAATTCAATTTGATGGTTGGCCAGCAATTGTTTTCTCTGGGTGGCCAAATACGAGCTACGGAACCTATGGAGGAGAGGTGTATGCTGTGGATAAATTTATTAGTGAAAATGGAAAGTACAGAGTATTGGTCAAGCCAGAAGAGAGTGATCATCCATGGCCTAATCAATTGCGGTTTGGTAGTGGAACAAGAAGTTTTATCATGTTGAAAGATGTACCTATTTGGTATGAGTTATGGAGAAACATTAATGGCTTCCCTCCTGAATACTATCAAGTTGAATCAGCACCAAAAGCAAAAAAATGA
- a CDS encoding TolC family protein produces MKKIGLILMLWLQWLPLFLFAQPESGEVMSYEQFIGVVKQHHPVMIQANEIYNSAEGALLESRGGFDPVLKGDLQQKEYEGTRYFQLSEAGLVVPTWIGANIKLGYTQSIGDYINVMDKLPSNGLVFAGVELPLGQGLFYDKRRAAVDKAKLYVAMAGAERSLLVNDVIYQASMDYWEWFEKHHQVLAVDNLLKKSAERLKNIKRSAELGDKPYVDTLEASIQFQNFQSLYMDLKMAEENARAYVNIHLWADGILPLELDTSSIPEQLNRATLDMSVWQMANDTLIANHPKLNTKQFKIDINEVELRLAREYLKPKLNINYNVLNEPVGGDLVGFNPNDYKFGVGVAVPLFLRSSRGQIQKQKAELQIAKADYEWTREQLRAKLVATVNKSKNSVAQAQLLSEVVVNYRNLVNAERKLFEIGESSLMMLNYREIALLESEIKWIEKISKSKVAEIQILYAIGQLN; encoded by the coding sequence ATGAAGAAGATTGGTTTAATATTGATGCTTTGGTTGCAATGGTTGCCGCTGTTTCTGTTCGCACAGCCTGAATCTGGAGAAGTGATGAGTTATGAGCAGTTCATTGGGGTTGTAAAACAACACCACCCAGTAATGATTCAGGCGAATGAAATTTACAATTCCGCAGAAGGAGCGCTATTGGAATCCAGGGGAGGATTTGATCCTGTGCTAAAAGGTGATCTTCAGCAAAAAGAGTACGAAGGAACTCGTTACTTTCAACTCTCAGAAGCAGGTTTAGTTGTGCCAACTTGGATAGGTGCGAATATTAAATTAGGGTATACGCAAAGTATTGGTGATTATATTAATGTCATGGATAAACTGCCGTCTAATGGTTTAGTATTCGCAGGTGTCGAGCTTCCATTAGGTCAAGGGCTGTTTTATGATAAGAGAAGGGCGGCAGTTGATAAGGCTAAATTGTATGTAGCTATGGCAGGTGCAGAGCGTTCTTTATTGGTCAATGATGTTATTTATCAGGCTTCGATGGATTATTGGGAGTGGTTTGAGAAGCATCATCAGGTATTAGCAGTTGATAATCTACTTAAAAAATCGGCTGAACGACTGAAGAATATAAAACGAAGTGCAGAGCTGGGAGATAAACCCTACGTAGATACTTTGGAAGCTTCTATTCAATTTCAAAACTTTCAATCGCTTTATATGGACCTCAAGATGGCGGAGGAGAATGCTAGGGCATACGTGAATATACATCTATGGGCCGATGGGATATTGCCGCTAGAGCTGGATACGTCCAGTATACCTGAGCAACTAAATCGCGCTACGCTTGACATGAGTGTTTGGCAAATGGCAAATGACACCTTAATCGCTAATCACCCTAAACTGAATACCAAGCAGTTTAAAATTGATATAAATGAGGTTGAACTTCGTTTAGCTCGAGAATATTTGAAACCTAAGTTGAACATTAATTACAATGTATTGAATGAACCCGTGGGAGGTGACTTAGTAGGGTTTAATCCCAACGATTATAAGTTTGGTGTCGGTGTAGCTGTACCGCTCTTTTTGAGGAGTTCAAGAGGACAGATACAAAAGCAAAAAGCAGAGCTTCAGATAGCTAAAGCTGATTACGAATGGACGCGGGAGCAACTTAGAGCAAAGTTAGTGGCAACTGTTAATAAATCTAAAAATTCAGTAGCTCAGGCCCAATTGCTTTCTGAAGTTGTTGTTAATTATCGTAACTTAGTAAATGCCGAAAGAAAACTATTTGAGATCGGTGAAAGTTCATTGATGATGTTAAACTACCGGGAGATTGCACTATTGGAATCTGAAATCAAATGGATTGAAAAGATTAGTAAGTCTAAGGTAGCCGAAATTCAGATTCTATATGCAATCGGCCAATTAAACTAG
- a CDS encoding sulfite exporter TauE/SafE family protein, with amino-acid sequence MIFIWSAISLGLVSNFHCLGMCGPIALAVPVKSHSISSRLASILIYNAGRIFTYALIGGLFGIFGQSIAIAGFQQQLSIILGILIVVSAIAILVDRKTNFLSKVLPKQAMILQQKMGGYLRKQGYMNNFVLGFLNGMLPCGLVYFALIGALSTGSFINGILFMVLFGIGTLPVMVLMPWIKDLLTTNFRSKLQKSVPIFLLVFGAILFVRGANLGIPFLSPKVNTSDPVEQKVDNDNLEASKENAPVIQTMECCQSGSDKDNCEK; translated from the coding sequence ATGATATTTATTTGGAGTGCTATATCATTAGGTCTCGTCAGCAATTTCCATTGCCTAGGAATGTGCGGTCCCATAGCTTTAGCTGTACCAGTCAAGTCACATTCCATTAGCTCTAGACTTGCAAGCATCCTCATCTACAATGCTGGAAGGATATTCACCTACGCGCTAATAGGTGGACTTTTTGGAATATTCGGACAAAGCATTGCCATTGCGGGATTCCAGCAGCAACTATCTATAATATTAGGTATTTTAATCGTAGTTTCTGCCATTGCAATTTTAGTAGATCGAAAAACAAACTTTCTTTCTAAAGTTCTTCCAAAACAAGCCATGATCCTTCAGCAGAAAATGGGAGGTTACCTCCGTAAGCAGGGATATATGAACAACTTTGTTCTTGGTTTTCTTAACGGCATGCTACCTTGCGGATTAGTCTATTTTGCATTGATTGGCGCGCTCTCTACCGGCTCATTTATCAATGGGATATTATTTATGGTTCTATTCGGTATTGGCACATTACCCGTTATGGTACTGATGCCCTGGATCAAAGACTTGCTGACAACAAACTTTAGAAGTAAACTCCAAAAGTCCGTTCCCATATTTTTACTTGTATTTGGTGCGATTCTATTTGTTAGGGGGGCAAACTTGGGTATTCCTTTTTTGAGTCCGAAGGTAAACACTTCAGATCCTGTTGAACAAAAAGTGGACAACGACAACCTTGAAGCATCCAAAGAGAATGCTCCAGTTATTCAAACGATGGAATGCTGTCAATCTGGAAGTGATAAAGATAACTGCGAAAAATAA
- a CDS encoding FixH family protein produces MKFNWGVGITIAIVAFMTFILSFVFRAAQTDTDLTSEDYYEQEINYQETIDAKNNAVGLKSKFKLFQQEEYFIISFPEEVSSVESGNIHFYRPENADLDKHYDLELNNGMMALPLKSLSKGGYKVTISWVMNGKTYAVEEKITIE; encoded by the coding sequence ATGAAATTTAATTGGGGAGTTGGCATAACGATAGCCATTGTAGCGTTTATGACATTTATACTATCTTTTGTTTTCAGAGCAGCTCAAACAGATACGGATCTTACTTCTGAAGACTACTATGAACAAGAGATCAATTATCAGGAGACCATTGATGCTAAAAATAATGCTGTGGGTCTGAAGTCTAAGTTCAAACTTTTTCAGCAAGAGGAATACTTCATCATTTCTTTCCCAGAAGAAGTGTCATCTGTTGAAAGTGGGAACATCCATTTCTATAGACCTGAGAACGCTGACTTAGACAAACACTATGATCTTGAACTAAACAACGGCATGATGGCTTTACCCCTAAAAAGCTTAAGTAAGGGAGGGTATAAGGTTACAATCAGTTGGGTGATGAATGGAAAAACATACGCTGTAGAAGAAAAAATAACGATTGAATGA